The Callospermophilus lateralis isolate mCalLat2 chromosome X, mCalLat2.hap1, whole genome shotgun sequence genome contains the following window.
TTAAACAGGCATTGAAAAAGGATTGGTTATGTCCTTTAGCCTGAGTTTCACTCTCCTGTAACTCCCATCTGGGTTCATCCCCTCATCCCATTTTCTGGCTTCTGGGACAAAGGAGCTGGATTGGGAGTGTTTGCACATGTGAGCTTCATGGTCTTTTACCTTTGAATAAACCttgatggtgccattaatatatcTAACAAGTAGCCTCCAGGTGTGATTTCTGCATTTGAGCAAGACCTCAATTGGGGCCCATCACTTCTGATTGCTGACCACTGACTATTTCTATTTATTCCCTTCTCTGAAGAAGTCACTCTAAGTACTGTTACAGGAAAAATATGTGATGGGGCAATGACTGATGACAGCTCTGGATGTTTCAGGTTGAAAAGGGGCATTGAAATGGGACAGCTGTCAGGCTTCTTCTACAGAGATATGTCTGAGGGCTTCCAGGAGTAGAAGGagaatttggttttggattccaCATGGAAGACCATTTGGAGCTTGGGCATCTCACACATAAGGGCAGTTTAGAGGTCCATGGTGGTGGTTGGCAGGTTAACTAGAGAAAGGATTCATAGAGCACGTGTCATGTTAAGACAAAAAACAAGACAGCACTGgatgctgtggcacatgcctgtaaacctagtggcttagaaggctgagataggaggattgcgagttcaaagtcagcctcagcaaaagtgaggtgctaagcaactcagtgagaccctgtctctaaataaaatataaaaagggctggggatgtggctcagtggtcaagtgcccatgggttcagtccctggtaccaaaattaagtaaataaaaaaggcATCAAAACATTACTTTTGTGctaattgttttacagaaaataATCAGTATTATTAACTAGGCCCTGAAAATTATTAAGACAGTGACTTATTAAATCTTAGGATGTGTTCTAACATGCCACTAATTTGTGATTGGGGGCTTTTGGGGGCTCTGGAAACATTAGCAAAGTTGTTAGAAATGTGTACATTTAGTTTGCATAGTGTGTTATCCATCCTCAAGCTGTAGCTGATTTTTGTAAAACAGCTTTTTCATTAGTGTTACCTCTGTTTGATAGAGAGGTTGTCTTTAACTGTGTAACCTCCCAGTTTTATTTGCTTTTTGACACATGTACATCTCAAGTTATACATCCACAAAATAAGTCTCTCCTTTTAAATGTCCATGTTATACTCTCCTGCCAGATATTTAAGACCAAGTTGATTAATATTGATCTTGTTCCTGACTACTTTTGAGAGTCAGCTGAGATTTGTCAGGATCACACTTGGGAATTTGTGAGAAGCCTCCTGGCTTCTTTAGTTTTCCTCTAACAGTCATGCCATTTACCAGGATGGGTTAGGGTCTTGCAGACCACATGTGGCTTCCTTTGGAAGCATAGGGACATATACCTTTCCAATGACCCTCCTCTTTGCAGAATGTACACTTGTTGGCTTCCTGTTCCCTAGGGTCCCTTTGATTACCCTTATTGGGTGGTCATGGGACTCAGGGTTGCAAAGCTCTTAAAGAAGTCCCATTGTTTCTTGGTTTTGATGACCAAAGAAGGTAAGGCCaaattattgtctatttttttttttttttttttttttttgccctttaACTTGCCTGACTTTGGTCTCCAGGTTTTGGTTTTAAACATCTAACAGTCAAGTTTCACCAGTCTTAAAGTAGGAGTCCTGGGTTTCAACTTTAATATTTATAGTTGTACAGTTATCCTTGTTTAATTAGAGTTAGTATCTGTACTAGAAATTAGCATTATACTTTATCTGTCCTGTACGTGATGGTTTATTGTCTTAATTCAGGTTGTTGCATTAGAAACAACAGGTAAGAGTTACACAGTTTtacaagaaaaatacaaaaagaaatgaaattaacaAAAGAAACAGTGTTAGTGTTCATAAATAGACATATATGATGTATAAATGCATAACAGTTGTTTCTTCAACCAGTTGTGGAGCTATCATTTAGAATGTTTTAAAATAGGTACAAACCTTACAAGATTTTATTTCTCTAAGTAACAAAACTTAACAGACACAATAAATTAACTTAATAGATAAGCATGTCAATGTTTTAAGAAACCCTATTGTGAAACCTAGAGAATTAAACTTTGTTCTATTATCagtacattaaaatttgactttCAACTTGGTGTGATGGGGCAtgcttgagagttcaaagccatcctcagcaatggtgaggctctaagcaactcggtgagaccttgtctctaaataaaatacaaatagggctggggatgtggctcagtggtcaagtgcccctgagttcaatcctgagtaccaaaaaaaaaaaaaaattgatctcaGATAAACCCTTAACTTTGTGTCATTTATAGTCAACACAAACTTTTTCAGATTCACTTTCTATAAGCCCTCTACAACTTAGACATTCTGCAATTTGTTTACCCTAtaggataaataaaatatattgtcatATTTATGAGTTTCTTATCTTTCTTAAATTTATATCCTGAAACAATCTTTATGAAATTtcttaatttaaatgaaattagTTTTTTTATAAGATGAAATATATGCTTTGTACAATACTTAAAACACTGCTgaagctttttatattttttgtatatagaattatacctgTTAGAATTTTAACTCATTTAATAGACACAAATATACTCTCTTATAGAATTGAGAAGCCAAAATAAGTAAATTTATAATTAGCAGTTGCTGTTTTAGTATTTAACTTtgcaaattaatcagatgtctttttaaagtttttattagttattgatggtcctttatttatttatttgtttatatatggtgctgagtattaaacccagtgcctcacacatgctaggcaagcactctaccactgagctacaaccccagctcctaatCAGTTGTCTTAACAAACATGCATGAAGATTAATTCCATTTATGTtaaatctaatttatttattcttttttttggggggggggttactggggattgaactcaggggcactcaatcactgagccacatccccagccctattttgtatattttatttagagactgagttgcttagtgcctcacttttcctgaggctggctttgaactcaggatcctcctgaatCAGCCtcagagctgttgggattacaggcatgtgccatggcgCCTGGCCTGATTTACCTAATCTTAACTGTTAGCTTTAGATTACCATGAAAACCAGGGTATCAGACAAATCTATTTAACACTTTGTCAGTAATTCCGGTCAAAGAAAAGTGCTTAAAAGCAGTGGACATTACACTATAAACATTTTATGGAAACTAATGCTTTGGTATTTGGTCACCTGGAAAAACATGTAAGTTAGTAATTTAAAAAGCATatggggctgtggatgtagctcagttggtagagtgtttgccttgtatgcacaagatcgtgggttcaatccccagcactgaaaaaaaaaagacatatttaCTCTTATCAATTTAAATGAACCCCTTTTGTTAAAGGTTTATTTATGTTTCTTGAACTGAAAAGTCATTTGGATCTGTTAATTAAACTTATGAGTATTCATTTTTCTATAAGTCAATCTTGATACCATGTACATGATATATGGACACAAGCACATATATAGACATTATGACACAACACACAGGTGtgcatacatacataaaataaataggaAACACAGATCTTATAGCTTTTTAGCACCTAATAGATCTCCCCAGGTAGGAGACAACAGTTTCAGATGTTTACTATAGTCTATTAGGTTTAATATCACAGACTTTTACATTATGATTAAAATATAGGTCAGGACTATACATTTGGAAATGTTAGGTGTGGAGTCTGGAAGCTGTGGTGAACACTGAAATCAAAGGTTCATGTGGCCACTTGTCCTTTGTGGGTATCAAATTTATTCCCATCAGCACCATTGTTTAATCCTCTCATTAGGCCTTTGTAAATGAGACTTTTCTTATGTATTTGAGATTAACACTTGAAAAATTGGCCTTTGACTAAAAGACAGCAGGGGAAAAAAGGTATGACAATAtctctaattagaataaaataagatTGATTGgaataaatatattaattcaGGCACACAGGATCAAATGTGAACTCACCACAAAAACCatgaggtaagaaaaataagaagttctaaaagtaaaaaaaaggtATAGCCATAATTACTATAGTAAAGGAGCATGCAGAATATCTATCAGACCAGAATGCACTTTTGGATCTAATTAGAGTTAGCCCAGGTATTGAAAGAATGTGGGATCCCATGAAATCCTCaggaaaagatttttattttgtgtgtgtgtgtagtacctggaattgaactcaggggcacttggccactgagccccatcccagccctattttgtattttatttagagccagggtctcactgagttgcttagggcctcacttttgctgaggctacctttgaacttgagatcctcctgcctcagcctcctgagcctatgggattacaggcgtgcaccaccacacccagcaggaaAGGATTATTTAAGAAGAAAATTTGTACATATGGGATTTTCCCCATTTTCTTTCCCTGTGCCAATCCCACAGATTGAAAAAATCCCATGATAATTAGGGTGGCTCCTGATATTTCTGGGCTTGTCCTTTCAATTTCCTGGAGGTGGGTCCCTGCTGCATATTGTCTCCAAAGTAGAATGTAAGCCTCTTAAGTGTCAACAGAAAACCTGGGACCTGGAACAGCTGGCCTTTTAAGCTGTCTTTCccctttgtttcttcctttttgtAACTTAGAGAGTAGAATTCCAGAGTACGAAAAAGTGCCTCAGGTTTGGATTTAAAAGTGACACTTTTTTTCTGGTCTTAAACTGGTTTGGGCAATTGCACATGCAAGTCTAGCTGTAAGATAGAGTTATAGTTTATATTTCCCTTAAGAGATGTCTCTCCCTGTCCTCCAAGTAGTATTTGGGCCAGGCTGAGTACAGAAAATATTTTCCCCTGGGGTTTAAGGGTCAAAGGAATTTAGTGTATGAGTGCTTGTGCCAGATGGAGTGTTATCCATCCAGATGAAAAGGGGGAAGAAAGCATCCCTTGCCATCCCTCCACTGAACCAGATCAAGGTGTCCCTTGATCTGTGGACCTCAAAGCTGTTGGAAAGAACCTCTTGAGGCCTGATTAGGACTTTTGAGTTGGCTGTATTAGTTGCCCCTTACCTACACATCTCCAAATTCCCTCactcattttcttttatcttccaTCATCTTCAAAACCTTAGTGACCACATATTGTGGCCTTATTAGGATTTGGGCAGGTTGGATTTAGTCACTTATTACCAACACAGGACCCCAATCCAATTGTGTCCTTTCCCTCTTGAAAGGAGAAACCTACCCCTATGTATGGAAGCACTGTTGACAAGGTTGAGCATCACAGAGGAGACAGGCCAATAGCTTTCTAAACTGTTGTACTAAGAGACAGACATGCCCCTGAGGGCCATGTACCTTAGAcaagatttttaaaacatttaatttttttggaaaagttttgtagttgtagatgggcagcattcctttattttatttgtttctttttatgtgatggtaaggatccaacccagtgcctcacacatgctaggtaagtgctgtgccactgagctatagttcCAGCCCCACTTGGACAAGTTTTAAAGTCTTTCctgatttttgtatttgctattgTATTTATAATTAGGGTCACAAAATTTCTGTCCTAGTTGTTGTAAAAAGGAATCTAATTTTTACAGCCAGAGATGATGTCCTCACTGTAATAGACCTAAGATTTGAGATTCTTAACCTAGTAGATGGGGGGAAAGGGACAAAAGTGTCTTAGAGCACTTAAAAATGATGAgagccatgttttttttttccctagaaaaACTGGCAGGGTTAGAAACGTAGGGACCCACTATTCTTATTCTTCCTAAGAGAATAAGATCATCTTTCCCTATAATATGATTAAGTATAACTGGCAAAATCCAGGATCAGTGGGACAGCTTCTGAGATTGAGCTTCCTTTTCCTGGGCCAGGTTATTGCAAGGCAGATAGAGTAAGACAAAAGGGCAACTCACTTGGGCACTGGTAGACTGACAGGCAGGGCTCTCTCTGTCCATGATCACATTGAGGAATTATCTCAGCCTTAAATCCAAGGAGCTATCTGAGTGAGGCCTTCCCTTTACCATCAGGTGAGAGGCCATGAATGGAGATTAAAGTGGAGATGGAGGTTCCATGTGTGATCAATTGGCTTTTGGCTATCTTTGGAGATCCTGTATTCACACCTGGGAGTAACCCCAGCCAGAGACCTAGGGTGCTTCTAAGAGACCTTAGTTTCTTGATCAAATGGATTGCCATGAAAGGAAACTAAATCAAGATCAGACCAATATTCTCCCCACCAAAAGCAGAGAGGGATGAACAAGTCTCACTCCAGCAAAGCTTTTCCCCTGTGTTGAGTCTGGCAGCTGTGCTATCTGCTTTAAATTGGTTGACAGGATTCTGGTCATTTTGATAGACAGAATGTAAAAAATGGAGTACAGGGCTTCTGAAATAAAAGCAAAGTGATAGAGCATTAGTACATTTCATTCACTCTTCTGAAGATCCCCATATGGGCCCCCAAGATGAGactggagttttgagatgagacTAGATTCTCTGCTTTGCCAATTTCTGTCTGGGTTCTTGTCTCACAAATTTGAATAATAAAATCCACAGACAAAAATGGAAGGCATGAATAAAAACGGTATAGGGTTTATTTAAGTGAGAAGAGAGATAACTCCCACCATATGTTTAGGGCCAGATAGCAGAAAAACCCATTTTGGTTGTTAGCTTTAGGGCTTATATGGTTCTGAGTAGAGCATGGAAGAAAACCTATGTTAAACAGGTATTGAAAAAGAACTGGCTGTGTCCTTTAGCCTGAGTCTTACCCTTTGGGACAAAGGAGCTGGCTTGGGGGTGTTGCCATAGGTAAGCTTCatggtcttttacatttgaaataggccttgatggtgccATGCCATTAATATTTCTACTGGGTAGCCTCCTGatgtggtttctgtttttttttttttttttttttatgtgggattgaacccaggggcactcaacaactgagatacatccccagtccttttttatttatttatttttttaattttgagacaagggtcttgctaagttgcttagggccttgattagttgctgaggttggctttttttttttaatatatggatcttttttttttaagagagagagagagagagagagagagagagaatttttaatatttattttttgttattggcggacataacatctttgtatgtggtgctgaggatcgaacccgggccgcaagcatgccaggcgagcgcactaccgcttgagccacatccccagccccctgaggttggctttgaatttgctatcctcctgactcaagtctccagagtccctgagattacaagcatgtgccaccatgcctggctggttTCAGCATTTGAACAAGAACTCATTTGGGGCTGATCACTTCTGATTGCTGACCATTGACTATTCTTATTCACCTCCTCCAGTGCTCCTCAGTTCCAGATGATTCTATCCCCAGATACTACCTTTGCCAGCTCTGTTCCTCCAGTTTACCCTAGTTTTCCTCTTCCCAGCTTTTTCCCCTTTCAGCCTCCTCACTCTTCCCATATCCCTCCCTGGTCTTCCTTTTCCCagttaccctaaccctaagccagtCTTTCTAGTAGTCTCCTTACCTCATCCCTCTCCACATATGTGCCTGGACTTTGTCCCTTGCCTGCAGTTCGAGGGGAAGACATCATTTGGGATGTTAGTGTTCAATCTCAGCAATGCCATCATGGGCAGCGGCATCCTGGGGCTGGCTTATGCCATGGCACACACAGGAATTATCTTCTTTCTGTAAGTCCTCAGTGGCTTGGGGGACCAGGGGTGTGGTGGGCAAGTGGGAGGCTTGGCGCCAAATCTGAACTGCTCCTTCTGCCACAGGGTCCTGTTGCTGTGCATTGCATTTCTGTCTTCATATTCCATCTACCTCCTGCTGACCTGTGCCAGTGTTGTAGGTGAGATGCAGAGACTGGGTCCCCTTTCCTTTGGATCCCAGACTCTAGACACCCTTACAGAGCTCAACCCAGGCCTTGGACCCCAGATCCACACTCAGTTCCTTGAACTTACATCCCCGACATCAACCCGAACCTTATACTCTGGACATACCAACCCTAATCCCAGATCCTAGGCCCAACATGCAACCCTGAGTGAGACTCCACAGTCAAGTCTGGCCCTCAATTTTATCTGGGCTCGCAGATCTCCAAGTCCAAATTCCCAGCTCGTACCTTTCAGTCTGGCCATCAGACCCTCTCCAAACCCCAGACTGCTATACTTTACCTCTAACCCCATCCTTTAGTCCATATCCCCTCTTACCCTGAAGCTACTTCATAGCCTGAAGAGCTCCAGCCATGGTTCCCCTGCTCACACTGCCTCAGATCCCAGGCTTCTCTCTCACCTTGGTCTCACCTTCACTTCAAGGTACCAAATCTGACTTAACAACCAAGTTCAAGCCTATCTGCTTAACCCTCActttcaaatttctttttctttttctttttttgagagagaattttttaatatttatttttcagtttttgttggacacaacatctttattttattttttatgtgatgctgaggatcgatcccagcgcggcgcacatgccaggcaagcgcactgccgcttgagccacatccccagccctcacttcCAAATTTCATTAGTTAGTGGCAAATCCCCCAAACCCCAGCTTCTAGACCCTCTGGACCCTCCCACTCCTCACCCCTGGATAAGCCTCCTGAATTCACAACTAATTCCTTCTTTCCTGCCCTCCTAGGCATCCGAGCCTATGAGCAATTGGGACAGAGGGCATTTGGGCCTGCCGGGAAGGTAGTGGTGGCTGCTGTCATCTGTCTGCACAATGTTGGGGGTGAGGATTCTAGGATTTGGGGCTCAGCTGGGGGGAAGAGGATGGGGTGATGTGGGCTTCCCGGGGCTGGGATGGGGAAGATGGGGTAGGAGGATGAGGATAACCTTCCATTTATACTTTACCCCACCTGCACCAGCCATGTCCAGTTACCTGTTTATCATCAAATCCGAACTCCCCCTGGTTATCCGTACCTTCTTGAACGAGGATCTTTATGGGTGAGTGAACAGTGCCCTCTGACTTGATGGGTGAGTAAACAGGCCCTAAACTCTGCCTGTTTGGTCTAACTGACTCTGTGTGTCCACCTGACTCTTGGGTGTTCTATCCTGAGACTGTTGGGGAGTCCAGTTGAGTCACTCTGTGAATTGTAACAACAACAGTATTTGTGACTATTGTTGACTTCAGGAATCCTCAAGACCTTGGACTGATTTTATGACTGTGATTCTGACTGGCAGTTGATTCTGGACATCCAGAATATGCTGATACTGACCATGTGTGTGACTGTGTCCAGCAGATGTGGACTCTGGGGGTTGGGTTCAATGACTGTTGTATTGGCTGACTCTCTCTGGCTAGGGTTGTGATAGATAACAGCTGTGAACTGTGATTCCAACCATAATTATCTgacacttggctactctgaatttTCCTGTCCAGCTGATTCTGTGAATTTGATTCTGGGTCCATTACCTGCTAGATTCTGTCTAGCTCTAAACATATGATCACTTACTCCAATGATGTATGTGTGAATGTGTGAATGAGCATGCCTGTGTCATATACTATGGTACCAACTGTGTTGGTAACTTGCTCTGTGTGTTCAATCAACTCCATCTGTCtctgtttgatttggtgatgattgTTCTAGAAAATTCTCTCTGGTTGTGTATGTGTGATCCTCCATTATGACTGTGTATGTCCTCTGTATTGTGGTCGTAGCTATGCATGATTGGCTGTTGTTCTGACTGCATGTTTGATTCTGGATCTATCCTGTTTGTGTAATCTGTCTGGTTGTGTACAATGGATTccaggcatgtgtgtgtgtgtgtgtgtgtgtgtgtgtgcagtatACTGTGGTGCTTTTGCTTCAGCtgcatatatgcacatatcacTGCCTtaggtgtttttttcttttttttttttttgtgatactggggctagaacccagggccttgcacatgccagagaaatactctatcactgagctacatcctagagCTTGTTTTTTATTATCTGTGTATGTCCTATTAGATTGTTGGTTTGACTCTGAGAACATCCAAGTATTACTAggtatgtttaatattttttttgcagtgctaagaTCAAACTCAGGTTTGTACTTTGGCATGTACTCAGGCATGTACTTTGCCGCTGAGTTATATGCTGTATACAGTTATTATAATTACCTCTCACACACTAGGATGGTTTATTTCTGTGTAACTGTGTTTATGATATAGGGAACATGTAAAGCCAGGCAAGgttgcacatacctgtaatcccagtggctcaggaggctgaggcaggattgtgaattcaaagccagcctcagcaacttagcgaggccctaagcaactttcaagaccctgtctcaaaataaaaaaataaaaaggcctggggatgtgcttcagtggttaagcactcctgggttcaatctgtggtaataaaaaataaaataaaaaaaaaaggaagagagcaTGCAAGTGCCTGGAACTTAGTAATCACTCAACATAAATTCCATTAGCTGAGTGGGgtggcacacttgtaatcccaactacttaggaaactaaggcagaaggattccaaattcgaggccagcctgggcaatttagcaagactctatctttaaaaaaaaaaaatggttcagtggtagaatgcttgcctagcctgtgccaagtccttggattcaatccctgatactgcaaaaaagaaaaaaaagttgttttgaaTGAATACACATTTGTATTAACTGGCTGTCTCGTCTGGACACCTTCCTGTAACACATACAGAGATCCCTATTTTGCTTTGAGCTTGGTCTCAACAGCATGGTCAATTGTCCTGATTCTGTTTCTAtttcagtctttcttttttttcaactcttttttatacattttttcttactgtggtgctgagaatcgaacccaatgcctcccacatgctaggcaagtgctccatcactgagctaaaaccccagctcctatttcattctttctttggCTCTGTGGCCAAATCAGGCATCCAACAAACCTTAAGcttttaaacatatatatatttatttctgaCATTTCCACCTACTCTGCTTCATTACCTGTCTAACCATTAGACTGTTGTTCCACCTGCCAGACATACCAGGGTCATAACACACTCTGTCTTTGTGTCTGACAGATTGTGTTGTACTGATTTTCACGTCAAGTCCAACTGATTGGGGTACTTGACCATCTGATTTTATTTCCAGTTGGGACTCTGATGGTGAGTTTTTGTCTAGCTATGCTTGTGCTTTTAACTGTATCCTCCCAATGGTGTTCAACTGACAATCTTATAATCAGTCTACTTCTGTCAATCTTGTTGTGCAATTTGTCACTGGAATCACTTGAATGACTTCACACAGCTGAGATGTCTACTCATTTTTCCTGACTGGGGGACAGAAATCTGTCCATTTGACTGTCTTCCATGAGTGTCAGCCTGACAGTTTTCTTTGGCTGGCAACCAATCATTATGTCTTCTTGTCTCCCTAGGAGCTGGTTCTGGATGGAAATCTCCTTATCATCATTGTCAGTGTGTTAATTATCCTGCCCCTGGCCCTCATGAAACATTTAAGTAAGAAGCTTCCTGGTTTGTTCATTGGGTAGCAGGGTTAGAGAGTGGGAACTAGACTAGAAAAATCCCCATCTTCAAAGGCTGTGGAACACTAACACATTTGTGCATGTAGCAGATTAATAGGAATTTGCTGTGCAGGGGAGACCAGTCCAGGTGGAAGTGAAAACTTAGACAAAggatctgggcacagtggcatatgcctgtaattccagttatttgagatgctgaagcaggaggatctcaagttcaaagctagctcgggcaatttagcaagaacttgtttcaaagtaaaaataaaataaaataaaataaaaataaataaataaataaataaaagggccggggatgtagCTTATTGGTGAAGCATTCTTGGGTTCAATACCAgtaatacaaaagaaaaatttttatacAAAGTATTGAGGTAAGAGAGCCTTAAAGGCCAGAGTAGGGGTTTGGGTTTTGCTATAAGGGGGTCCTTGATTTTTGAGGCTCTGTATATTGCCCCATGTAGGTTATCTGGGATATACCAGTGGTCTTTCTCTGACCTGCAtgctggttttcctcatttcggtGAGTCTGAGAGGAGAACATGAAAAGTGGGGAAAGGGTTTGGCACATTGGGACATAGCCTTCTCCATGACCTCACTTCCCTACTTCCCACCCTTAGGTCATTTATGAGAAGTTCCAGATTGACTGTCCTATAAGTCACAATGAGACAGCAATAGAGAGTAAAGACCCCCCAGGCATCCCTGCTCAGGGATTCAACAGCAGCTGTGAGGCTCAGATGTTCATAGTTGACTCTCAGGTGAGTGTGTAGGCATGTGGGAGCTCACACCACATGAAGACTGTGGTTCTGTCCCACACTGCATCTTACTCAGGATGGGTTAGGTATTGGGTTTCAGGATCTGATATGTGTCCAATACGGAGGACAATGGTGGGGCCAGGAGTACAGAGAGAGGGGAATCCTCTAATTCCTTTTGGGCTCTAATCCTATGTACTTGAACCATACCCCCAGATGGGTGCCCATTATGGCTTTTGCCTTCGTCTGCCACCCTGAGGTGTTGCCAATCTACACGGAGCTCTCTCGGTGAGTGGGCATGTGTGATGGGCCAGCTGGAGCAGGGCCCGTAGTCATAATGTCTGACATAGCAGACTTAACCTAAGACTAAAGCTTGATGGTAGCTGGGTTGTGCCAAGGGAAGGTTTTAGGGTGGCTACAAGGCCCCAGAGAACTCAAGGTGGTGACTTTACTAATTAGATCTTAATTAGTGCACTATTTTAACATCTAGTATGAGTGTGAATGGACAGAGTTGGAAGCAGAGATCAGATGATCAGATTTGGAGGGATGGTTGTCTGCATGGATAAGGTTGGGGTGATGGGGTGTTCAGATGGACAGGGAGGCATGGGTAGACAGGGAGAGGCAT
Protein-coding sequences here:
- the Slc38a5 gene encoding LOW QUALITY PROTEIN: sodium-coupled neutral amino acid transporter 5 (The sequence of the model RefSeq protein was modified relative to this genomic sequence to represent the inferred CDS: substituted 1 base at 1 genomic stop codon), which gives rise to MEMQDPKMHRALPAGAVGYRQEREGFLSSHGPASGRKPAQFLDFEGKTSFGMLVFNLSNAIMGSGILGLAYAMAHTGIIFFLVLLLCIAFLSSYSIYLLLTCASVVGIRAYEQLGQRAFGPAGKVVVAAVICLHNVGAMSSYLFIIKSELPLVIRTFLNEDLYGXLVLDGNLLIIIVSVLIILPLALMKHLSYLGYTSGLSLTCMLVFLISVIYEKFQIDCPISHNETAIESKDPPGIPAQGFNSSCEAQMFIVDSQVSVWVPIMAFAFVCHPEVLPIYTELSRMSEHRMQAVANVSIGAMFCTYSLTATFGYLTFYSECDWAQGWGDLPIRRALQQLLFPSKAFSWPRHVAIALVLLVLVNVLVICVSTIRDIFGVIGSTSAPSLIFILSSIFYLRIVPSEVEPLFSWWKIQALCFGILGVFFMFLSLGFMFANWATGQSHVSRH